From the Wolbachia endosymbiont of Encarsia formosa genome, the window TAGCAAATCCTTGTTATTATCGCACCAATCTATAACTTCTTCGGATTTATGCGTTCTTTTGTATCGCAAGCTATATTCTATACACAATTCTTTTCCATGTTTTATTAACCAATCAAAGTTTCCTTTTGATTGTCTAGCCCATAAAGAACAAGGATGGTTTTTGTGAGTAAGTTTATATGGAACTTCTATATTCTGGTTTGTAATGCTAACTAAAGGATTTGGCTCTTTTAATGCTATTGAAAAAACACTGCTAAGCAATTGAGCAGTTTCTAGCGGCATTTTTACTATGTGCTTATCGCATAACATTTGTGCTGCAGTTACAGGATTTTCGTCTAATATAAAGATATTCA encodes:
- a CDS encoding pyrimidine dimer DNA glycosylase/endonuclease V, whose translation is MNIFILDENPVTAAQMLCDKHIVKMPLETAQLLSSVFSIALKEPNPLVSITNQNIEVPYKLTHKNHPCSLWARQSKGNFDWLIKHGKELCIEYSLRYKRTHKSEEVIDWCDNNKDLLIFRSADIQAFTQALPDRYKCSNPIEAYREYYLKEKMRFAKWEKGREAPDWLLDKML